In one Pyxidicoccus xibeiensis genomic region, the following are encoded:
- a CDS encoding DUF1330 domain-containing protein, whose product MPAYVVVEIAVHDAQTYERYKQLAPPSIARYGGRYLVRGGATQTLEGTWAPPRFVILEFPNAEQARAWWASPEYAPAKALRQVSAHTMMLLAEGLPPSASDLGSPAVAS is encoded by the coding sequence ATGCCTGCCTACGTCGTGGTCGAAATCGCCGTGCATGACGCTCAGACCTACGAGCGGTACAAGCAGCTGGCCCCGCCGTCGATTGCCCGGTACGGCGGGCGCTACCTCGTGCGCGGGGGCGCGACGCAGACGCTGGAGGGCACCTGGGCTCCTCCACGCTTCGTCATCCTGGAGTTCCCGAACGCGGAGCAGGCCCGGGCCTGGTGGGCCTCGCCCGAGTACGCCCCGGCCAAGGCGCTCCGTCAGGTCTCCGCCCACACGATGATGCTGCTGGCGGAGGGACTTCCTCCCTCCGCGAGCGACCTGGGCTCTCCGGCCGTGGCCTCTTGA
- a CDS encoding M4 family metallopeptidase, producing the protein MSVRRTDGPKQPVSLRPTTTETQPKNAVKTGTTPARVKDGFESSAPRRTELARAEQTLTPVPARPGRLPIDSKDAQNAIQASLSYLSPATGAMTLVAPSPSFVPKNVERDELGMTHVRLDRVHEGVKVFGEQVISHLDKDGKVSSVTGEQSTIPAGLGSQKPKLSPAQAIESARKEFDGKPDRQPHAERVIYQDKAGQYHSAYRVEMSQIEGQQNPRRMNYLVDANSGKVFESFNEIDGFSIPKGTKTATLPTEASATTSPKASIADLGTVTSKLKLDQDVTIDKLKLSLDIDHTYRGDLSVTLTSPSGKSAVVHNRTGGGADHVKGDFDLSAFAGEQAKGEWTLTVSDKARADTGVLNSWGLKATGKAPPPTTPPAGKADDTSLYSGKVELQTTKNADGTFSLRDSTRGKGVETFDAQNKARATGQTDFKDTNDVWGESTDDARSHAAVDAQYGASMTYDMMKNVLGRDSLDGAGEKLVSYVHVDNGLVNAFWDGQKMSYGDGDGKTSGPLTALDIAGHEIAHGLTERTAGLIYRNESGGLNEAMSDIFGAGVEWYAAQKNPGVKFNWTVGETAWTPGNSTEDGLRYMDDPTKDGYSIDNYKHYPEQTEVHGSSGIANNAFYLMVNGGKNRTSGQEVKDGIGMEKGLKIYYRALAHYMTPNTTFAQAREACIKAATDLHGASSTEVQKVKESWSAVGVS; encoded by the coding sequence ATGAGCGTTCGTCGCACCGATGGCCCGAAGCAGCCGGTCTCCCTCCGCCCCACCACCACCGAGACGCAGCCGAAGAACGCCGTGAAGACGGGGACCACGCCGGCGCGGGTGAAGGACGGGTTCGAGTCGTCCGCGCCCCGCCGCACGGAGCTGGCGCGCGCGGAGCAGACGCTGACGCCGGTGCCCGCGCGCCCGGGCCGGCTGCCCATCGACAGCAAGGACGCGCAGAACGCCATCCAGGCCTCGCTGTCGTACCTGAGCCCGGCCACGGGGGCCATGACGCTGGTCGCCCCCTCCCCGAGCTTCGTGCCGAAGAACGTGGAGCGGGACGAGCTGGGCATGACGCACGTGCGCCTGGACCGCGTGCACGAGGGTGTGAAGGTCTTCGGCGAGCAGGTCATCTCCCACCTGGACAAGGACGGGAAGGTGTCCAGCGTCACGGGCGAGCAGTCCACCATCCCCGCGGGGCTCGGCAGCCAGAAGCCGAAGCTGTCGCCCGCGCAGGCCATCGAGTCCGCGCGCAAGGAGTTCGACGGCAAGCCGGACCGGCAGCCCCACGCCGAGCGGGTCATCTACCAGGACAAGGCGGGCCAGTACCACTCGGCCTACCGCGTGGAGATGTCCCAGATTGAAGGCCAGCAGAACCCGCGCCGGATGAACTACCTGGTGGACGCCAACAGCGGGAAGGTCTTCGAGAGCTTCAACGAGATTGACGGCTTCTCGATTCCGAAGGGCACCAAGACGGCGACCCTGCCCACCGAGGCCAGCGCCACCACGTCTCCCAAGGCGAGCATCGCCGACCTGGGCACCGTGACGTCGAAGCTGAAGCTGGACCAGGACGTCACCATCGACAAGCTCAAGCTGTCGCTGGACATCGACCACACGTACCGCGGCGACCTGTCCGTCACCCTGACGAGCCCCTCCGGCAAGAGCGCGGTGGTGCACAACCGCACCGGCGGCGGCGCGGACCACGTGAAGGGCGACTTCGACCTGAGCGCCTTCGCGGGTGAGCAGGCGAAGGGCGAGTGGACGCTCACCGTGAGCGACAAGGCGCGCGCGGACACGGGCGTGCTCAACAGCTGGGGCCTGAAGGCCACCGGCAAGGCGCCCCCGCCGACGACCCCGCCCGCGGGCAAGGCGGACGACACGTCGCTGTACAGCGGCAAGGTGGAGCTGCAGACGACGAAGAACGCGGACGGCACCTTCAGCCTGCGCGACTCCACCCGCGGCAAGGGCGTGGAGACGTTCGACGCGCAGAACAAGGCGCGCGCCACCGGACAGACGGACTTCAAGGACACCAACGACGTCTGGGGCGAGTCGACCGACGATGCCCGTAGCCACGCCGCGGTGGACGCGCAGTACGGCGCCTCGATGACGTACGACATGATGAAGAACGTCCTCGGGCGTGACTCGCTCGACGGCGCGGGCGAGAAGCTCGTCTCCTACGTGCACGTCGACAACGGCCTGGTCAACGCGTTCTGGGACGGCCAGAAGATGAGCTACGGCGACGGCGACGGGAAGACGTCCGGCCCGCTCACCGCGCTGGACATCGCGGGCCACGAAATCGCGCACGGCCTCACCGAGCGCACCGCCGGCCTCATCTACCGCAACGAGTCCGGTGGCCTGAACGAGGCCATGAGCGACATCTTCGGCGCGGGCGTGGAGTGGTACGCGGCGCAGAAGAACCCCGGCGTGAAGTTCAACTGGACGGTGGGCGAGACGGCGTGGACCCCCGGCAACAGCACCGAGGACGGCCTGCGCTACATGGATGACCCGACCAAGGACGGGTACTCCATCGACAACTACAAGCACTACCCGGAGCAGACCGAGGTCCACGGCTCCAGCGGCATCGCCAACAACGCCTTCTACCTGATGGTGAACGGCGGCAAGAACCGCACCTCCGGCCAGGAGGTGAAGGACGGCATCGGGATGGAGAAGGGCCTGAAGATCTACTACCGCGCCCTCGCCCACTACATGACGCCCAACACCACCTTCGCCCAGGCGCGCGAGGCGTGCATCAAGGCCGCCACCGACCTGCACGGCGCCAGCTCGACGGAGGTCCAGAAGGTGAAGGAGAGCTGGTCCGCCGTCGGCGTGAGCTAG